From Pongo pygmaeus isolate AG05252 chromosome 1, NHGRI_mPonPyg2-v2.0_pri, whole genome shotgun sequence, one genomic window encodes:
- the ZMYM1 gene encoding zinc finger MYM-type protein 1 isoform X8 codes for MKEPLLGGECDKAVASQLGLLDEIKTEPDNAQEYCHRQQSRTQENELKINAVFSESASQLTAGIQLSLASSGMNKMLPSVSTTAIQVSCAGCKKILQKGQTAYQRKGSAQLFCSIPCITEYISSASSPVPSKRTCSNCSKDILNPKDVISVQLEDTTSCKTFCSLSCLSSYEEKRKPFVTICTNSILTKCSMCQKTAIIQYEVKYQNVKRNLCSNACLSKFHSANNFIMNCCENCGTYCYTSSSLSHILQTEGQSHYFNSSKSITAYKQKPAKPLISVPCKPLKPSDEMIETTSDLGKTELFCSINCFSAYSKAKMESSSVNVVSVVHDTSTELLSPKKDTTPVISNIVSLADTDVALPIMNTDVLQDTVSSVTATADVIVDLSKSSPSEPSSAVASSSMEQPSISPSSSVFSQHAIGSSIEVQKDNMKSMKISDELCHPKCTSKVQKVKGKSRSIKKSCCADFECLENSKKDVAFCYSCQLFCQKYFSCGRESFATHGTSNWKKTLEKFRKHEKSEMHLKSLEFWREYQFCDGAVSDDLSIHSKQIEGNKKYLKLIIENILFLGKQCLPLRGNDQSVSSVNKGNFLELLEMRAKDKGEETFRLMNSQVDFYNSTQIQSDIIEIIKTEMLQDIVNEINDSSAFSIICDETTNSAMKEQLSICVRYPQKSSKAILIKERFLGFVDTEEMTGTHLHRTIKTYLQQIGVDMDKIHGQAYDSTTNLRIKFNKIAAEFKKEEPRALYTHCYAHFLDLSIIRFCKEVKELRSALKTLSSLFNTICMSGEMLANFRNICRLSQNKTCKKHISQSCWTVHDRTLLSVIDSLPEIIETLEVIASHSSNTSFADELSHLLTLVSKFEFVFCLKFLYRVLSVTGILSKELQNKTIDIFSLSSKIEAILECLSSERNDVYFKTIWDGTEEICQKITCKGFKVEKPSLQKRRKIQKSVDLGNSDNMFFPTSTEEQYKINIYYQGLDTILQNLKLCFSEFDYCKIKQISELLFKWNEPLNETTAKHVQEFYKLDEDIIPELRFYRHYAKLNFVIDDNCINFVSLGCLFIQHGLHSNIPCLSKLLYIALSWPITSASTENSFSTLPRLKTYLCNTMGQEKLTGPALMAVEQELVNKLMEPERLNEIVEKFISQMKEI; via the exons CTTCACAGTTGACTGCAGGCATTCAGCTTTCTCTGGCATCATCTGGCATGAATAAAATGCTTCCTTCAGTTTCAACCACAGCTATTCAGGTTTCCTGTGCTGGTTGTAAAAAAATTCTCCAGAAGGGGCAAACTGCTTATCAGAGGAAAGGATCTGCTCAACTTTTCTGCTCCATACCATGCATCACTGAATACATTTCATCTGCCAGTTCACCAGTTCCTTCTAAGAGAACTTGTTCAAACTGCTCAAA AGACATTTTAAATCCAAAGGATGTGATCAGTGTCCAGCTGGAAGACACTACCTCTTGCAAAACTTTTTGCAGCCTATCTTGTCTTTCAtcatatgaagaaaaaagaaaaccatttgtTACCATATGTACTAATAGCATTTTGACCAAGTGCAGCATGTGCCAGAAGACTGCTATT ATTCAGTATGAAGTAAAATACCAAAATGTGAAACGTAATCTTTGCAGTAATGCCTGCCTTTCAAAGTTTCACTCTGCTAACAACTTCATCATGAACTGCTGTGAGAACTGTGGCACTTACTGTTACACCAGCTCTAGTCTGTCCCACATACTTCAGACGGAAGGACAGTCTCATTACTTTAATAGTTCAAAGAGTATTACAGCATATAAGCAG AAACCTGCCAAACCACTTATATCTGTTCCTTGCAAACCATTGAAGCCCTCAGATGAAATGATTGAGACTACCAGTGATTTGGGGAAGACAGAGCTTTTCTGCTCTATTAATTGTTTCTCTGCATACAGTAAAGCTAAGATGGAATCTTCTTCAG taaATGTTGTTTCTGTGGTGCATGATACTTCAACAGAGCTTCTTTCTCCAAAGAAAGATACGACTCCAGTTATAAGCAATATAGTGTCATTGGCAGACACCGATGTTGCCTTGCCCATCATGAACACTGATGTCTTACAAG ATACAGTTTCTTCAGTAACAGCAACAGCAGATGTCATTGTGgat CTTTCTAAGAGTTCACCTAGTGAACCCAGTAGTGCTGTTGCTAGTAGTAGTATGGAACAGCCAAGCATTTCACCATCTTCATCAGTATTCAGTCAGCATGCAATTGGTTCCAGTATAGAAGTACAAAAAGACAATATGAAATCTATGAAAATAAGTGATGAACTATGTCACCCAAAATGTACATCCAAAGTACAAAAAGTTAAAGGTAAATCACGAAGTATTAAAAAATCTTGTTGTGCAGATTTTGAGTGTTTGGAAAACAGTAAAAAAGATGTGGCATTCTGTTATTCATGCCAGTTGTTCTGCCAAAAATATTTTAGCTGTGGAAGAGAGTCATTTGCAACCCACGGAACTTCTAATTGGAAAAAAACCCTGGAAAAATTCAGAAAGCATGAAAAAAGTGAAATGCATTTGAAGTCATTGGAATTTTGGAGAGAATACCAATTTTGTGATGGAGCTGTCAGTGACGATTTATCTATTCATTCGAAACAGATTGAGGGAAATAAAAAGTACCTAAAGcttataattgaaaatattttatttcttggaaAGCAGTGTTTACCCTTAAGAGGAAACGACCAGTCAGTTTCATCTGTGAATAAAGGCAATTTTTTAGAATTGTTAGAAATGAGAGCAAAAGATAAAGGAGAAGAAACATTTCGACTTATGAATTCACAAGTTGACTTCTATAACAGTACACAAATTCAAAGTGATATTATCGAAATAATAAAGACTGAAATGTTGCAGGATATTGTGAATGAGATCAATGACTCCTCAGCGTTTTCAATCATATGTGATGAGACAACCAATAGTGCCATGAAAGAACAGCTTTCAATTTGTGTAAGATACCCACAAAAATCATCAAAGGCTATCTTAATTAAGGAAAGATTCTTGGGTTTTGTTGATACTGAGGAGATGACTGGGACCCACTTACATAGGACTATCAAAACTTACCTGCAGCAAATTGGAGTTGATATGGATAAAATACATGGCCAGGCCTATGATAGCACCACTAATTTGaggataaaatttaataaaatagcaGCAGAATTCAAGAAAGAAGAACCAAGAGCTTTATACACACATTGTTATGCACACTTTTTGGATTTATCAATAATTAGGTTTTGTAAAGAAGTAAAAGAACTCCGAAGTGCTCTAAAAACTCTCAGTTCTTTGTTCAACACTATTTGTATGTCTGGGGAAATGTTGGCAAATTTTCGAAATATTTGTAGGCTAAGTCAAAACAAAACATGCAAGAAACATATATCACAATCATGTTGGACAGTCCATGATCGTACATTACTATCTGTGATTGACAGTCTTCCAGAGATTATTGAAACATTGGAAGTTATAGCAAGCCATTCTTCAAATACAAGTTTCGCTGATGAATTGAGTCATTTGCTGACATTGGTTTCCAAATTTGAATTTGTCTTTTGTTTGAAATTCCTGTATCGAGTGCTGAGTGTTACAGGAATTCTTTCCAAAGAGCTTCAAAATAAAACCAtagacattttttctttgtcttcaaaAATAGAAGCAATTTTGGAATGTTTATCATCTGAAAGAAATGACGTATACTTTAAAACAATCTGGGATGGAACAGAGGaaatatgtcaaaaaataaccTGTAAAGGTTTTAAAGTTGAAAAACCTTCtcttcagaaaagaagaaaaattcagaaatcaGTAGATCTTGGCAATTCAGATAATATGTTTTTTCCTACTTCAACAGAAgaacaatataaaattaatatctaTTACCAAGGATTAGATACTATATTACAAAATTTAAAGTTATGTTTTTCAGAGTTTGATTAttgtaaaataaagcaaatttcaGAACTGTTATTTAAATGGAATGAACCATTAAATGAAACAACAGCAAAACATGTTCAGGAATTTTATAAACTCGATGAGGACATTATCCCAGAACTTAGATTTTATCGACATTATGCAAAGCTTAACTTTGTCATAGATGATAATTGCATAAACTTCGTCAGTCTTGGCTGTTTGTTTATTCAGCATGGTCTTCACAGTAATATTCCTTGTCTCTCAAAGCTATTATATATTGCTTTGTCTTGGCCAATTACTTCAGCAAGTACTGAGAACTCATTTTCTACCCTGCCTCGTCTTAAGACATATTTATGTAATACCATGGGACAAGAGAAGCTTACTGGCCCAGCCCTAATGGCTGTTGAGCAGGAGTTGGTAAATAAACTAATGGAGCCTGAACGACTCAATGAAATTGTGGAAAAGTTTATCAGTCAGATGAAAGAAATATAA
- the ZMYM1 gene encoding zinc finger MYM-type protein 1 isoform X10: protein MNKMLPSVSTTAIQVSCAGCKKILQKGQTAYQRKGSAQLFCSIPCITEYISSASSPVPSKRTCSNCSKDILNPKDVISVQLEDTTSCKTFCSLSCLSSYEEKRKPFVTICTNSILTKCSMCQKTAIIQYEVKYQNVKRNLCSNACLSKFHSANNFIMNCCENCGTYCYTSSSLSHILQTEGQSHYFNSSKSITAYKQKPAKPLISVPCKPLKPSDEMIETTSDLGKTELFCSINCFSAYSKAKMESSSVNVVSVVHDTSTELLSPKKDTTPVISNIVSLADTDVALPIMNTDVLQDTVSSVTATADVIVDLSKSSPSEPSSAVASSSMEQPSISPSSSVFSQHAIGSSIEVQKDNMKSMKISDELCHPKCTSKVQKVKGKSRSIKKSCCADFECLENSKKDVAFCYSCQLFCQKYFSCGRESFATHGTSNWKKTLEKFRKHEKSEMHLKSLEFWREYQFCDGAVSDDLSIHSKQIEGNKKYLKLIIENILFLGKQCLPLRGNDQSVSSVNKGNFLELLEMRAKDKGEETFRLMNSQVDFYNSTQIQSDIIEIIKTEMLQDIVNEINDSSAFSIICDETTNSAMKEQLSICVRYPQKSSKAILIKERFLGFVDTEEMTGTHLHRTIKTYLQQIGVDMDKIHGQAYDSTTNLRIKFNKIAAEFKKEEPRALYTHCYAHFLDLSIIRFCKEVKELRSALKTLSSLFNTICMSGEMLANFRNICRLSQNKTCKKHISQSCWTVHDRTLLSVIDSLPEIIETLEVIASHSSNTSFADELSHLLTLVSKFEFVFCLKFLYRVLSVTGILSKELQNKTIDIFSLSSKIEAILECLSSERNDVYFKTIWDGTEEICQKITCKGFKVEKPSLQKRRKIQKSVDLGNSDNMFFPTSTEEQYKINIYYQGLDTILQNLKLCFSEFDYCKIKQISELLFKWNEPLNETTAKHVQEFYKLDEDIIPELRFYRHYAKLNFVIDDNCINFVSLGCLFIQHGLHSNIPCLSKLLYIALSWPITSASTENSFSTLPRLKTYLCNTMGQEKLTGPALMAVEQELVNKLMEPERLNEIVEKFISQMKEI, encoded by the exons ATGAATAAAATGCTTCCTTCAGTTTCAACCACAGCTATTCAGGTTTCCTGTGCTGGTTGTAAAAAAATTCTCCAGAAGGGGCAAACTGCTTATCAGAGGAAAGGATCTGCTCAACTTTTCTGCTCCATACCATGCATCACTGAATACATTTCATCTGCCAGTTCACCAGTTCCTTCTAAGAGAACTTGTTCAAACTGCTCAAA AGACATTTTAAATCCAAAGGATGTGATCAGTGTCCAGCTGGAAGACACTACCTCTTGCAAAACTTTTTGCAGCCTATCTTGTCTTTCAtcatatgaagaaaaaagaaaaccatttgtTACCATATGTACTAATAGCATTTTGACCAAGTGCAGCATGTGCCAGAAGACTGCTATT ATTCAGTATGAAGTAAAATACCAAAATGTGAAACGTAATCTTTGCAGTAATGCCTGCCTTTCAAAGTTTCACTCTGCTAACAACTTCATCATGAACTGCTGTGAGAACTGTGGCACTTACTGTTACACCAGCTCTAGTCTGTCCCACATACTTCAGACGGAAGGACAGTCTCATTACTTTAATAGTTCAAAGAGTATTACAGCATATAAGCAG AAACCTGCCAAACCACTTATATCTGTTCCTTGCAAACCATTGAAGCCCTCAGATGAAATGATTGAGACTACCAGTGATTTGGGGAAGACAGAGCTTTTCTGCTCTATTAATTGTTTCTCTGCATACAGTAAAGCTAAGATGGAATCTTCTTCAG taaATGTTGTTTCTGTGGTGCATGATACTTCAACAGAGCTTCTTTCTCCAAAGAAAGATACGACTCCAGTTATAAGCAATATAGTGTCATTGGCAGACACCGATGTTGCCTTGCCCATCATGAACACTGATGTCTTACAAG ATACAGTTTCTTCAGTAACAGCAACAGCAGATGTCATTGTGgat CTTTCTAAGAGTTCACCTAGTGAACCCAGTAGTGCTGTTGCTAGTAGTAGTATGGAACAGCCAAGCATTTCACCATCTTCATCAGTATTCAGTCAGCATGCAATTGGTTCCAGTATAGAAGTACAAAAAGACAATATGAAATCTATGAAAATAAGTGATGAACTATGTCACCCAAAATGTACATCCAAAGTACAAAAAGTTAAAGGTAAATCACGAAGTATTAAAAAATCTTGTTGTGCAGATTTTGAGTGTTTGGAAAACAGTAAAAAAGATGTGGCATTCTGTTATTCATGCCAGTTGTTCTGCCAAAAATATTTTAGCTGTGGAAGAGAGTCATTTGCAACCCACGGAACTTCTAATTGGAAAAAAACCCTGGAAAAATTCAGAAAGCATGAAAAAAGTGAAATGCATTTGAAGTCATTGGAATTTTGGAGAGAATACCAATTTTGTGATGGAGCTGTCAGTGACGATTTATCTATTCATTCGAAACAGATTGAGGGAAATAAAAAGTACCTAAAGcttataattgaaaatattttatttcttggaaAGCAGTGTTTACCCTTAAGAGGAAACGACCAGTCAGTTTCATCTGTGAATAAAGGCAATTTTTTAGAATTGTTAGAAATGAGAGCAAAAGATAAAGGAGAAGAAACATTTCGACTTATGAATTCACAAGTTGACTTCTATAACAGTACACAAATTCAAAGTGATATTATCGAAATAATAAAGACTGAAATGTTGCAGGATATTGTGAATGAGATCAATGACTCCTCAGCGTTTTCAATCATATGTGATGAGACAACCAATAGTGCCATGAAAGAACAGCTTTCAATTTGTGTAAGATACCCACAAAAATCATCAAAGGCTATCTTAATTAAGGAAAGATTCTTGGGTTTTGTTGATACTGAGGAGATGACTGGGACCCACTTACATAGGACTATCAAAACTTACCTGCAGCAAATTGGAGTTGATATGGATAAAATACATGGCCAGGCCTATGATAGCACCACTAATTTGaggataaaatttaataaaatagcaGCAGAATTCAAGAAAGAAGAACCAAGAGCTTTATACACACATTGTTATGCACACTTTTTGGATTTATCAATAATTAGGTTTTGTAAAGAAGTAAAAGAACTCCGAAGTGCTCTAAAAACTCTCAGTTCTTTGTTCAACACTATTTGTATGTCTGGGGAAATGTTGGCAAATTTTCGAAATATTTGTAGGCTAAGTCAAAACAAAACATGCAAGAAACATATATCACAATCATGTTGGACAGTCCATGATCGTACATTACTATCTGTGATTGACAGTCTTCCAGAGATTATTGAAACATTGGAAGTTATAGCAAGCCATTCTTCAAATACAAGTTTCGCTGATGAATTGAGTCATTTGCTGACATTGGTTTCCAAATTTGAATTTGTCTTTTGTTTGAAATTCCTGTATCGAGTGCTGAGTGTTACAGGAATTCTTTCCAAAGAGCTTCAAAATAAAACCAtagacattttttctttgtcttcaaaAATAGAAGCAATTTTGGAATGTTTATCATCTGAAAGAAATGACGTATACTTTAAAACAATCTGGGATGGAACAGAGGaaatatgtcaaaaaataaccTGTAAAGGTTTTAAAGTTGAAAAACCTTCtcttcagaaaagaagaaaaattcagaaatcaGTAGATCTTGGCAATTCAGATAATATGTTTTTTCCTACTTCAACAGAAgaacaatataaaattaatatctaTTACCAAGGATTAGATACTATATTACAAAATTTAAAGTTATGTTTTTCAGAGTTTGATTAttgtaaaataaagcaaatttcaGAACTGTTATTTAAATGGAATGAACCATTAAATGAAACAACAGCAAAACATGTTCAGGAATTTTATAAACTCGATGAGGACATTATCCCAGAACTTAGATTTTATCGACATTATGCAAAGCTTAACTTTGTCATAGATGATAATTGCATAAACTTCGTCAGTCTTGGCTGTTTGTTTATTCAGCATGGTCTTCACAGTAATATTCCTTGTCTCTCAAAGCTATTATATATTGCTTTGTCTTGGCCAATTACTTCAGCAAGTACTGAGAACTCATTTTCTACCCTGCCTCGTCTTAAGACATATTTATGTAATACCATGGGACAAGAGAAGCTTACTGGCCCAGCCCTAATGGCTGTTGAGCAGGAGTTGGTAAATAAACTAATGGAGCCTGAACGACTCAATGAAATTGTGGAAAAGTTTATCAGTCAGATGAAAGAAATATAA
- the ZMYM1 gene encoding zinc finger MYM-type protein 1 isoform X6: protein MSIHCDLHLPGSSDSRASASRVAGITGIWKLFFRKKPISLELENSFASDTKMKEPLLGGECDKAVASQLGLLDEIKTEPDNAQEYCHRQQSRTQENELKINAVFSESASQLTAGIQLSLASSGMNKMLPSVSTTAIQVSCAGCKKILQKGQTAYQRKGSAQLFCSIPCITEYISSASSPVPSKRTCSNCSKDILNPKDVISVQLEDTTSCKTFCSLSCLSSYEEKRKPFVTICTNSILTKCSMCQKTAIIQYEVKYQNVKRNLCSNACLSKFHSANNFIMNCCENCGTYCYTSSSLSHILQTEGQSHYFNSSKSITAYKQKPAKPLISVPCKPLKPSDEMIETTSDLGKTELFCSINCFSAYSKAKMESSSVNVVSVVHDTSTELLSPKKDTTPVISNIVSLADTDVALPIMNTDVLQDTVSSVTATADVIVDLSKSSPSEPSSAVASSSMEQPSISPSSSVFSQHAIGSSIEVQKDNMKSMKISDELCHPKCTSKVQKVKGKSRSIKKSCCADFECLENSKKDVAFCYSCQLFCQKYFSCGRESFATHGTSNWKKTLEKFRKHEKSEMHLKSLEFWREYQFCDGAVSDDLSIHSKQIEGNKKYLKLIIENILFLGKQCLPLRGNDQSVSSVNKGNFLELLEMRAKDKGEETFRLMNSQVDFYNSTQIQSDIIEIIKTEMLQDIVNEINDSSAFSIICDETTNSAMKEQLSICVRYPQKSSKAILIKERFLGFVDTEEMTGTHLHRTIKTYLQQIGVDMDKIHGQAYDSTTNLRIKFNKIAAEFKKEEPRALYTHCYAHFLDLSIIRFCKEVKELRSALKTLSSLFNTICMSGEMLANFRNICRLSQNKTCKKHISQSCWTVHDRTLLSVIDSLPEIIETLEVIASHSSNTSFADELSHLLTLVSKFEFVFCLKFLYRVLSVTGILSKELQNKTIDIFSLSSKIEAILECLSSERNDVYFKTIWDGTEEICQKITCKGFKVEKPSLQKRRKIQKSVDLGNSDNMFFPTSTEEQYKINIYYQGLDTILQNLKLCFSEFDYCKIKQISELLFKWNEPLNETTAKHVQEFYKLDEDIIPELRFYRHYAKLNFVIDDNCINFVSLGCLFIQHGLHSNIPCLSKLLYIALSWPITSASTENSFSTLPRLKTYLCNTMGQEKLTGPALMAVEQELVNKLMEPERLNEIVEKFISQMKEI from the exons CTTCACAGTTGACTGCAGGCATTCAGCTTTCTCTGGCATCATCTGGCATGAATAAAATGCTTCCTTCAGTTTCAACCACAGCTATTCAGGTTTCCTGTGCTGGTTGTAAAAAAATTCTCCAGAAGGGGCAAACTGCTTATCAGAGGAAAGGATCTGCTCAACTTTTCTGCTCCATACCATGCATCACTGAATACATTTCATCTGCCAGTTCACCAGTTCCTTCTAAGAGAACTTGTTCAAACTGCTCAAA AGACATTTTAAATCCAAAGGATGTGATCAGTGTCCAGCTGGAAGACACTACCTCTTGCAAAACTTTTTGCAGCCTATCTTGTCTTTCAtcatatgaagaaaaaagaaaaccatttgtTACCATATGTACTAATAGCATTTTGACCAAGTGCAGCATGTGCCAGAAGACTGCTATT ATTCAGTATGAAGTAAAATACCAAAATGTGAAACGTAATCTTTGCAGTAATGCCTGCCTTTCAAAGTTTCACTCTGCTAACAACTTCATCATGAACTGCTGTGAGAACTGTGGCACTTACTGTTACACCAGCTCTAGTCTGTCCCACATACTTCAGACGGAAGGACAGTCTCATTACTTTAATAGTTCAAAGAGTATTACAGCATATAAGCAG AAACCTGCCAAACCACTTATATCTGTTCCTTGCAAACCATTGAAGCCCTCAGATGAAATGATTGAGACTACCAGTGATTTGGGGAAGACAGAGCTTTTCTGCTCTATTAATTGTTTCTCTGCATACAGTAAAGCTAAGATGGAATCTTCTTCAG taaATGTTGTTTCTGTGGTGCATGATACTTCAACAGAGCTTCTTTCTCCAAAGAAAGATACGACTCCAGTTATAAGCAATATAGTGTCATTGGCAGACACCGATGTTGCCTTGCCCATCATGAACACTGATGTCTTACAAG ATACAGTTTCTTCAGTAACAGCAACAGCAGATGTCATTGTGgat CTTTCTAAGAGTTCACCTAGTGAACCCAGTAGTGCTGTTGCTAGTAGTAGTATGGAACAGCCAAGCATTTCACCATCTTCATCAGTATTCAGTCAGCATGCAATTGGTTCCAGTATAGAAGTACAAAAAGACAATATGAAATCTATGAAAATAAGTGATGAACTATGTCACCCAAAATGTACATCCAAAGTACAAAAAGTTAAAGGTAAATCACGAAGTATTAAAAAATCTTGTTGTGCAGATTTTGAGTGTTTGGAAAACAGTAAAAAAGATGTGGCATTCTGTTATTCATGCCAGTTGTTCTGCCAAAAATATTTTAGCTGTGGAAGAGAGTCATTTGCAACCCACGGAACTTCTAATTGGAAAAAAACCCTGGAAAAATTCAGAAAGCATGAAAAAAGTGAAATGCATTTGAAGTCATTGGAATTTTGGAGAGAATACCAATTTTGTGATGGAGCTGTCAGTGACGATTTATCTATTCATTCGAAACAGATTGAGGGAAATAAAAAGTACCTAAAGcttataattgaaaatattttatttcttggaaAGCAGTGTTTACCCTTAAGAGGAAACGACCAGTCAGTTTCATCTGTGAATAAAGGCAATTTTTTAGAATTGTTAGAAATGAGAGCAAAAGATAAAGGAGAAGAAACATTTCGACTTATGAATTCACAAGTTGACTTCTATAACAGTACACAAATTCAAAGTGATATTATCGAAATAATAAAGACTGAAATGTTGCAGGATATTGTGAATGAGATCAATGACTCCTCAGCGTTTTCAATCATATGTGATGAGACAACCAATAGTGCCATGAAAGAACAGCTTTCAATTTGTGTAAGATACCCACAAAAATCATCAAAGGCTATCTTAATTAAGGAAAGATTCTTGGGTTTTGTTGATACTGAGGAGATGACTGGGACCCACTTACATAGGACTATCAAAACTTACCTGCAGCAAATTGGAGTTGATATGGATAAAATACATGGCCAGGCCTATGATAGCACCACTAATTTGaggataaaatttaataaaatagcaGCAGAATTCAAGAAAGAAGAACCAAGAGCTTTATACACACATTGTTATGCACACTTTTTGGATTTATCAATAATTAGGTTTTGTAAAGAAGTAAAAGAACTCCGAAGTGCTCTAAAAACTCTCAGTTCTTTGTTCAACACTATTTGTATGTCTGGGGAAATGTTGGCAAATTTTCGAAATATTTGTAGGCTAAGTCAAAACAAAACATGCAAGAAACATATATCACAATCATGTTGGACAGTCCATGATCGTACATTACTATCTGTGATTGACAGTCTTCCAGAGATTATTGAAACATTGGAAGTTATAGCAAGCCATTCTTCAAATACAAGTTTCGCTGATGAATTGAGTCATTTGCTGACATTGGTTTCCAAATTTGAATTTGTCTTTTGTTTGAAATTCCTGTATCGAGTGCTGAGTGTTACAGGAATTCTTTCCAAAGAGCTTCAAAATAAAACCAtagacattttttctttgtcttcaaaAATAGAAGCAATTTTGGAATGTTTATCATCTGAAAGAAATGACGTATACTTTAAAACAATCTGGGATGGAACAGAGGaaatatgtcaaaaaataaccTGTAAAGGTTTTAAAGTTGAAAAACCTTCtcttcagaaaagaagaaaaattcagaaatcaGTAGATCTTGGCAATTCAGATAATATGTTTTTTCCTACTTCAACAGAAgaacaatataaaattaatatctaTTACCAAGGATTAGATACTATATTACAAAATTTAAAGTTATGTTTTTCAGAGTTTGATTAttgtaaaataaagcaaatttcaGAACTGTTATTTAAATGGAATGAACCATTAAATGAAACAACAGCAAAACATGTTCAGGAATTTTATAAACTCGATGAGGACATTATCCCAGAACTTAGATTTTATCGACATTATGCAAAGCTTAACTTTGTCATAGATGATAATTGCATAAACTTCGTCAGTCTTGGCTGTTTGTTTATTCAGCATGGTCTTCACAGTAATATTCCTTGTCTCTCAAAGCTATTATATATTGCTTTGTCTTGGCCAATTACTTCAGCAAGTACTGAGAACTCATTTTCTACCCTGCCTCGTCTTAAGACATATTTATGTAATACCATGGGACAAGAGAAGCTTACTGGCCCAGCCCTAATGGCTGTTGAGCAGGAGTTGGTAAATAAACTAATGGAGCCTGAACGACTCAATGAAATTGTGGAAAAGTTTATCAGTCAGATGAAAGAAATATAA